A genomic stretch from Edaphobacter lichenicola includes:
- a CDS encoding CpaF family protein codes for MSTAHAWEKVLPFFEDDLQALILDPTISDLMINGTTGVYADRGGVVEHIPLRNSYSVERLEAAIQRVARMMGQDLTLQNPILNTRMPDGSRVAVVGAPSAIGGPTLTIRKFNRWYSTDELIESGSMPLTVRDQVVSFLLKKKNGIIAGGTGSGKTTLMKAILDHVPLTDRLIVIEQVAELRILQPNAVRWEAVDAIPGQVAILPSALLAAALRHRPDRIIFGEIRDECANDLLQAMNTGHGGTLTTLHAKSAWDALSRLSNLALSARPNINHSFIRSETAEAIDFVLYCEREQNGKRRVRELIEVTGYDFATQAFLTADLYRAEIIPAPDL; via the coding sequence ATGAGCACGGCGCACGCATGGGAAAAAGTGTTGCCGTTTTTCGAGGATGATCTGCAAGCACTCATCCTCGATCCAACAATTAGCGACCTCATGATCAATGGGACGACGGGCGTGTACGCAGACAGAGGCGGTGTTGTCGAGCATATTCCGCTCAGGAATTCATACAGCGTCGAGAGGCTTGAGGCAGCAATCCAGCGAGTAGCCCGCATGATGGGGCAAGACTTGACGCTGCAGAATCCGATTCTCAATACACGGATGCCGGATGGATCACGCGTAGCTGTTGTAGGCGCACCGTCTGCAATTGGCGGTCCCACTCTCACAATACGAAAGTTCAACCGCTGGTATAGCACCGATGAGTTGATTGAATCGGGAAGTATGCCGTTAACGGTGCGGGATCAGGTAGTTTCCTTTCTTCTCAAGAAGAAGAACGGCATCATCGCCGGCGGAACTGGATCAGGCAAGACAACGCTAATGAAGGCGATCCTGGATCACGTTCCGCTGACCGACCGGCTCATCGTGATCGAGCAGGTTGCTGAGCTGAGAATCCTTCAGCCGAACGCGGTTCGTTGGGAAGCTGTCGATGCCATCCCAGGACAGGTTGCGATCCTGCCGAGCGCACTCCTAGCAGCTGCCCTTCGTCATCGTCCAGATCGCATCATCTTCGGCGAGATACGCGACGAATGTGCGAATGATTTGCTCCAGGCGATGAACACAGGACACGGCGGCACGCTCACCACACTGCACGCAAAATCAGCGTGGGACGCACTCAGTAGACTGTCGAACCTGGCATTGAGTGCACGACCAAATATCAACCACAGCTTCATCCGTTCAGAGACCGCAGAAGCAATCGATTTCGTTCTTTATTGCGAGCGAGAACAGAACGGCAAACGCAGAGTTCGCGAATTGATCGAAGTGACTGGATACGACTTTGCAACACAAGCGTTTCTCACGGCGGACCTCTACCGTGCGGAGATTATTCCTGCTCCGGATCTGTGA
- a CDS encoding plasmid mobilization protein → MNSIEPTKPLNFEERLTRSKGRSSRNCMANARVTQAEQEELAAVAKSEGKALSEWAREVLLSEARSARADAQFTEIVAIRMLLNLVLKSIACGDVMTPEAFSAVLTNVRTTKHKAATDVMEQYSTVDQKEH, encoded by the coding sequence ATGAACAGCATTGAGCCGACAAAGCCGCTCAATTTCGAGGAGCGCCTAACGCGCTCTAAAGGACGCTCTAGCCGGAATTGCATGGCGAATGCGAGGGTCACACAGGCCGAGCAAGAAGAACTTGCAGCGGTAGCAAAGTCAGAGGGTAAAGCTCTGAGCGAGTGGGCGCGTGAGGTGCTGTTGAGCGAAGCGCGAAGCGCTCGTGCGGACGCACAGTTTACAGAAATTGTTGCAATACGGATGCTCTTGAACCTTGTGCTCAAGAGCATCGCGTGCGGCGACGTGATGACACCCGAAGCGTTCAGCGCTGTGCTCACAAATGTACGGACGACGAAGCACAAAGCGGCGACGGATGTGATGGAACAGTATTCAACCGTAGATCAAAAGGAGCACTAA
- a CDS encoding type IV secretion system DNA-binding domain-containing protein, translating to MASQWGRKETVIWPPQVPIYTYGTLILTIPIALTLFFGMYMMKPFLARNYTGAFIKSTAGAEFNMHGSYRLIFLAGGKRAPRVAVPDDFTAGSMMLPGGKEISVALSPVATAQGYTTLFRGPGRKFDDTTIHLWLQSTVFGGDSLLSSYGPALIETGIVVIFMLCFSVPMDFKRGKRLKYGRLLRGPEMLTPQEFNKSLKGQGLGLETDERGTIIRLPLSSEPKHIQIMGDTGVGKSTLLRQMLQQIEDRGESAIVYDPAGEFVQRFYNQKRGDFILNPFDERSPYWTPSSELRNPAEARTIAASLYQPTDNKKGEFFTDTPQKVFAHLMKYRPSPQDLVDWMSNAAEIDRRVKGTEIASMIAKDAPDQRNGVLGSLGLIADSLRLLKTKEQAKGREWSATKWAEDRKGWIFLPSAEEAQQEALRPLHSLWLDLLILRLLSLPKEGQKRAWFVIDELATLQRLPQFHTALTKGRKSNNPIIFGYQGKAQLEVIYGHMAEVMLSMPSTKIVMKTSEPTAAKWASELIGEIEIERVRETVADGKRAGKSFTLDRQIEPLVMGSEIEGLDDLHAFMKLGNYVTRFSFPHMDRKVVAPLIVPRNIPEEDMWLRSLPPEPESPVVEESVGVAANSPPTAARLPSASPSSPAGASPRPITGSLFGTNNLTPITDPSTDL from the coding sequence ATGGCGAGTCAATGGGGAAGAAAAGAGACGGTTATCTGGCCGCCGCAAGTGCCGATCTACACCTACGGAACGCTCATCCTGACGATTCCAATCGCGCTTACCCTGTTCTTTGGGATGTATATGATGAAGCCGTTTCTGGCGCGGAACTATACCGGCGCGTTCATCAAATCCACTGCTGGAGCCGAGTTCAACATGCACGGTTCCTACCGGCTCATCTTTCTCGCGGGAGGGAAGCGGGCTCCTCGGGTAGCCGTGCCGGACGACTTTACAGCGGGTTCTATGATGCTGCCAGGCGGGAAGGAGATCAGCGTCGCGCTGTCCCCGGTAGCCACGGCGCAGGGTTACACGACCCTCTTCCGGGGACCCGGGCGGAAGTTCGACGATACGACGATCCATCTCTGGCTTCAGTCGACCGTCTTCGGCGGCGATAGCCTCCTCAGCAGCTATGGGCCAGCGCTCATCGAGACCGGCATCGTCGTGATTTTTATGCTCTGCTTTTCTGTCCCGATGGACTTCAAGCGCGGCAAACGTCTGAAGTATGGGCGGCTCCTGAGAGGGCCGGAGATGCTGACTCCGCAGGAGTTCAACAAGAGCCTGAAGGGCCAGGGCCTCGGCCTCGAAACAGACGAGAGGGGCACCATCATTCGGTTGCCGCTGAGTTCCGAACCGAAGCATATTCAGATCATGGGCGACACCGGGGTAGGGAAGTCAACCCTGCTGAGACAGATGCTTCAGCAGATCGAAGATCGTGGGGAATCGGCCATCGTTTACGACCCCGCAGGGGAGTTCGTGCAGCGGTTCTACAACCAGAAACGAGGCGACTTCATCCTCAACCCCTTCGATGAACGGTCGCCCTATTGGACTCCTTCGAGTGAGCTGCGCAACCCCGCCGAGGCCCGAACCATCGCCGCGTCCCTGTATCAGCCGACCGACAACAAGAAGGGTGAGTTTTTCACTGACACGCCGCAGAAGGTCTTCGCTCACCTGATGAAATACCGGCCATCGCCGCAAGATTTGGTCGATTGGATGTCGAACGCGGCGGAGATTGACAGACGCGTGAAGGGTACTGAAATTGCGTCCATGATCGCGAAGGATGCTCCCGATCAGCGGAACGGCGTTCTCGGTTCGTTGGGCCTCATCGCAGACAGCTTGAGACTCCTTAAGACCAAGGAACAGGCGAAGGGAAGAGAGTGGAGCGCGACGAAGTGGGCCGAGGATCGCAAGGGTTGGATCTTCCTCCCATCCGCCGAAGAGGCGCAGCAGGAAGCCCTGCGCCCCCTACATTCTCTTTGGCTCGATCTACTCATCCTTCGGCTCCTCAGTCTTCCCAAGGAGGGCCAGAAGCGAGCATGGTTCGTCATCGACGAGCTGGCAACATTACAGCGCCTTCCGCAGTTCCACACCGCACTTACGAAAGGACGGAAGAGCAACAACCCGATCATCTTCGGCTATCAGGGGAAGGCCCAGCTTGAAGTGATCTATGGCCACATGGCCGAGGTCATGTTGTCCATGCCGTCGACCAAGATCGTGATGAAGACCTCTGAGCCGACCGCCGCCAAGTGGGCCTCCGAGCTGATTGGGGAGATCGAGATCGAGCGCGTCCGTGAGACGGTCGCCGATGGAAAGAGGGCAGGGAAGAGCTTCACCCTGGATCGGCAGATCGAGCCTTTGGTGATGGGGTCGGAGATCGAGGGTCTCGACGACCTGCACGCCTTTATGAAGCTGGGGAACTACGTCACGCGGTTCTCGTTTCCCCACATGGACCGGAAGGTTGTCGCGCCGTTGATCGTTCCGCGAAATATCCCGGAAGAGGATATGTGGCTTCGGTCTCTTCCTCCAGAACCCGAAAGTCCGGTAGTCGAAGAGTCTGTTGGTGTCGCCGCGAACTCCCCGCCAACAGCGGCGCGCCTGCCATCTGCCTCGCCCTCCTCGCCGGCAGGCGCCTCGCCCCGACCAATCACCGGATCGCTCTTCGGAACGAACAATCTCACCCCTATTACTGATCCAAGCACAGACCTGTAA